From a region of the Roseivirga sp. 4D4 genome:
- a CDS encoding glycosyltransferase family 4 protein — protein sequence MKIAFFLDQSFPPDSRVENEAYSLVRAGHQVDLFSLNFKELKPKEEEINGIRVHRIDASDFLYRLSALAYDLPIFHWLLHSKIKAFIEKVKPEALHVHDMLIAKAVMDINDRFFQLPLTLDLHENRPEILQFYPHLQRFPGKYMINIERWRSAQTSLIQRADHVVLVTPEAIDDAMAASGRERSSFTAVANTIEPEIYFNYPLDDRITENLKGYFNIVYVGDTGIRRGLDTAIAAMKKVLKVVPNAQLVVVGKSTQDEQLRQMVSSKGLEENVLFEGWQDVSLFPSYIESASVCISPLHRNKHHDTTFANKIFQYMAGTKPLIVSDCPSQENVVKEVGCGLVFKAKDAEDLANCILKIYHNPEEAKQMGEAGKHAVIEKYNWNETSKGLLELYD from the coding sequence ATGAAAATCGCCTTCTTTCTTGATCAATCTTTCCCGCCTGATTCAAGAGTTGAGAACGAAGCTTATTCTCTGGTACGTGCTGGGCATCAGGTCGATTTGTTTTCTCTAAATTTTAAGGAGCTAAAGCCCAAGGAGGAAGAAATAAATGGTATCAGAGTACATCGAATTGATGCTTCTGATTTTCTCTACCGACTTTCAGCGCTAGCTTATGATTTGCCTATATTTCATTGGCTTCTCCATTCTAAAATCAAGGCTTTCATAGAAAAGGTCAAGCCTGAAGCACTACATGTACATGACATGCTAATCGCCAAGGCAGTCATGGATATTAATGATAGGTTTTTTCAATTGCCACTTACCCTCGATTTGCATGAGAACCGGCCTGAGATTCTTCAGTTTTACCCACATTTGCAAAGGTTTCCGGGGAAGTATATGATTAATATCGAGAGATGGAGATCTGCCCAGACAAGCCTAATCCAACGAGCCGATCATGTCGTACTTGTAACGCCCGAGGCGATTGATGATGCAATGGCTGCTTCAGGCAGAGAACGTTCTAGTTTTACCGCTGTCGCCAACACCATAGAGCCTGAAATCTATTTTAATTATCCCTTGGATGATCGAATAACTGAAAACCTGAAAGGGTATTTTAATATTGTCTATGTTGGTGATACGGGAATCAGAAGAGGGCTTGATACCGCCATAGCTGCAATGAAGAAAGTGTTAAAGGTTGTTCCTAATGCTCAACTGGTGGTTGTAGGAAAAAGTACTCAGGACGAGCAGTTGAGGCAAATGGTAAGTTCGAAAGGGCTAGAAGAAAATGTATTGTTTGAGGGCTGGCAGGATGTTTCGCTGTTCCCCTCGTATATCGAAAGTGCCTCTGTATGCATTTCACCTTTGCACAGAAATAAGCACCATGACACTACTTTTGCAAATAAGATTTTTCAATACATGGCTGGTACAAAGCCATTAATCGTAAGTGATTGTCCTTCTCAGGAAAATGTAGTCAAAGAAGTGGGGTGTGGTCTTGTCTTCAAAGCCAAGGATGCCGAAGATCTGGCTAATTGTATATTGAAGATTTACCACAATCCTGAAGAGGCTAAACAAATGGGGGAGGCCGGTAAACATGCCGTTATTGAGAAGTATAACTGGAATGAAACCAGCAAGGGACTTCTCGAACTTTATGACTAG
- a CDS encoding response regulator has product MRNTKGTILVVDDNEINRKYVKTVLKNLNRKVYLAENGFEGLSYASSKSIDLALIDIQMPNMDGFECYNKMREEVGLNTPILAITAYSDAADRDKFIEFGFNDYITKPVKPEVLKNTVQYWLDESAKLINRQEENKTPDFDLNTVNELKRYASKKELIELYNEFIEETNRLNEKLLFLQNANDDSEILSILHTIKGNAGSLGFTKLSELVGLLESDIKNKNDLSLNERISEIVDYTSEIFSEYATQLNLNL; this is encoded by the coding sequence ATGAGGAATACCAAAGGGACAATTTTGGTTGTTGACGATAATGAGATCAACCGAAAATATGTCAAAACAGTATTAAAGAACTTAAACAGGAAAGTCTATCTGGCCGAAAATGGTTTTGAAGGGTTGTCGTATGCTAGTTCAAAGAGCATAGATCTTGCTTTAATTGACATTCAGATGCCGAATATGGATGGCTTTGAATGTTATAATAAGATGAGAGAGGAAGTTGGGTTGAATACACCTATCCTTGCCATAACAGCGTATTCTGACGCTGCTGATCGGGATAAATTTATCGAATTCGGTTTTAACGATTACATCACCAAACCTGTCAAACCTGAAGTACTGAAAAACACCGTTCAATATTGGCTAGACGAGTCAGCCAAATTGATCAATCGCCAAGAGGAGAATAAAACTCCAGATTTTGACTTAAACACAGTCAATGAGCTTAAGCGCTACGCTAGCAAGAAAGAATTAATAGAATTGTACAATGAGTTCATCGAGGAAACTAACAGATTGAACGAAAAGCTTCTCTTTTTACAAAATGCAAACGATGATTCTGAAATTTTGAGTATCTTGCATACCATTAAAGGTAATGCTGGGTCATTAGGTTTTACCAAGCTTTCAGAGTTAGTGGGGCTACTTGAAAGCGATATAAAAAATAAAAACGATCTCTCTCTCAACGAAAGAATCAGTGAAATCGTAGACTATACCAGTGAAATTTTTAGCGAATACGCAACGCAACTGAATCTTAATTTATGA
- a CDS encoding AAA family ATPase, with protein sequence MAKLILIGGVSRSGKSRLAKALQLDLPNAHVFHQDEFVLPDDQIPPIRDRIDWERPESMDWNRLLDAYELANTKYEYIIIEGIFAFSNAKLNQSSDFTVLLTLDKEKFLERRKKEKRWGKEPDWFIEHVWKSHERFHNPHNISPNCELPYPNPADYSEILAQLKS encoded by the coding sequence ATGGCCAAGTTAATTCTTATTGGAGGCGTAAGCAGGTCGGGCAAGTCCAGGCTTGCAAAAGCACTACAACTTGACCTACCAAATGCGCATGTATTCCATCAAGACGAGTTTGTCCTTCCTGATGATCAAATACCTCCAATTAGAGATCGAATTGATTGGGAAAGACCAGAATCAATGGATTGGAATAGGCTCTTGGATGCCTATGAATTGGCAAACACCAAATATGAATACATCATAATAGAGGGCATATTTGCGTTCTCCAATGCCAAACTTAACCAGAGCTCAGATTTCACAGTGCTCTTGACCCTTGACAAAGAAAAATTCCTTGAGAGGAGAAAAAAAGAGAAGCGTTGGGGTAAAGAGCCAGACTGGTTTATCGAACACGTATGGAAAAGTCATGAACGCTTCCATAACCCTCATAACATCTCACCTAATTGTGAGCTACCCTACCCCAACCCAGCGGATTACTCAGAAATACTTGCTCAATTAAAGTCTTAG
- a CDS encoding lipopolysaccharide biosynthesis protein yields MGIVIRQSIKSSIVAYLGVAIGYINVLWLYPYFLSTEQVGLFRLIQSSAYLLATFGQVGLGQSLVKFFPEQKDNKSFTGAILLGGLMGFLLLCAVVLIFRPSIFGYFSSESELFVDYFQVTLLISFLIIQFQLLEAYSRSLLQIVTPTFLRDVGLRILTTVILLFYGFEFIAFEMLVYLLIGIYGFVFLSLASTLRIKGQLPLEFDFSFLKNGVGKRILNYGFYSLIGAGGTQIILQIDSIMISGAIGLEATGIYTIAFFIGVVVEMPKRAITQISSALLSQSFNKGDMAAVKKLYQQTSINQMIIGTLLLIGIWANLENIYHFVPNRESYIGGFNVVLFIALGKLCDMAFGTNGEIIVMSKYYRFNVVAVSSLAILTILLNLWLIPEYGIEGAAIASFLSMFFFNLIKYIFVFAKFGIQPFTRSSIVFVIIAVLTLVINYFLPSMPSIYLDIIVRSLAIVIVLTGLTFALKVSSELNHLLSTTLSRVISKR; encoded by the coding sequence ATGGGCATAGTAATACGACAAAGTATAAAATCGTCTATTGTTGCCTACTTGGGTGTTGCTATAGGCTATATCAACGTGCTTTGGCTCTACCCCTATTTCTTGTCAACAGAACAAGTAGGCCTTTTCAGACTAATACAAAGCTCAGCCTATTTACTTGCCACATTCGGTCAAGTCGGTTTGGGTCAAAGTTTAGTCAAGTTCTTTCCCGAGCAGAAAGACAACAAAAGCTTCACTGGTGCAATCCTCTTGGGTGGACTAATGGGTTTTTTACTACTCTGCGCGGTCGTATTGATCTTTAGACCAAGTATCTTTGGATATTTCTCAAGTGAATCGGAACTCTTTGTCGACTACTTTCAAGTCACTCTGTTAATTTCATTCTTAATCATACAGTTTCAGCTTTTAGAAGCTTATTCAAGAAGTCTCTTACAAATTGTCACACCTACATTCCTCAGAGATGTTGGTCTTAGGATTTTAACAACAGTGATCCTGCTATTCTATGGGTTTGAGTTCATAGCGTTTGAGATGCTTGTTTATTTGCTCATCGGCATTTATGGTTTTGTTTTCCTGAGTCTGGCATCCACGTTGAGGATAAAGGGTCAGTTACCACTTGAGTTCGACTTCTCTTTTTTAAAAAATGGTGTTGGAAAGCGTATTCTGAACTACGGTTTCTATTCACTGATTGGCGCTGGTGGTACTCAGATTATTCTGCAAATCGATAGTATTATGATCAGTGGTGCTATTGGCTTAGAAGCTACTGGTATTTATACTATTGCCTTTTTTATTGGAGTTGTAGTTGAAATGCCCAAAAGGGCGATAACTCAAATTAGCTCTGCTCTACTATCTCAATCATTCAATAAAGGCGATATGGCTGCCGTAAAAAAACTATATCAGCAAACATCAATTAATCAAATGATTATAGGCACGCTGTTGCTCATTGGCATATGGGCTAACCTTGAGAACATTTACCATTTTGTACCAAATCGTGAGAGCTATATTGGTGGATTCAATGTTGTCTTGTTCATAGCGTTGGGTAAGTTGTGTGACATGGCCTTTGGCACTAATGGGGAGATCATTGTAATGTCAAAGTACTATCGTTTCAATGTTGTAGCCGTTTCCTCCTTAGCCATTTTGACTATTCTTTTGAATCTTTGGTTGATACCCGAGTATGGGATAGAAGGCGCTGCAATTGCCTCCTTCCTTTCAATGTTTTTTTTCAATCTCATTAAGTATATTTTTGTCTTTGCAAAATTTGGAATACAACCTTTCACTCGCTCTTCAATAGTTTTCGTAATTATTGCCGTACTCACCCTTGTTATCAACTACTTCCTGCCTTCAATGCCTAGTATCTATTTAGACATAATTGTCAGGTCCTTGGCTATTGTGATCGTCTTAACTGGATTGACTTTTGCACTCAAGGTTTCTTCAGAATTGAATCACTTATTGAGCACCACCCTGTCAAGAGTTATTTCAAAGAGATAA
- the miaA gene encoding tRNA (adenosine(37)-N6)-dimethylallyltransferase MiaA, with protein sequence MSKKYLISVVGPTAVGKTSVSIQLAQALKTEVLSADSRQFYRELEIGTAKPDAEELIKVPHHFINSLSINDSYDVGQYESEALKKLDELFKEHDAVILVGGSGLFVDAVCNGLDDLPEVKKGVREALNNEFKRNGLEKLNEELKSLDPEYHLIVDQKNPQRVIRALEVIRSTGKSFSSFRKRKPAPRPFEVISIGLELDRQVLYDRIDSRMDQMIAAGLFEEAERFLPYSELNALQTVGYTEIFGFLKGRYDQEEAVRLLKRNSRRYAKRQLTWFKRNENTQWFDPNDYTKIEAFVMSKLEGSKTK encoded by the coding sequence ATGTCAAAAAAGTATCTGATCTCTGTTGTAGGCCCTACGGCAGTGGGCAAAACTAGTGTCAGTATACAACTTGCTCAGGCATTGAAAACTGAGGTGCTGTCAGCCGATTCACGCCAGTTTTATCGTGAACTTGAAATTGGGACAGCCAAACCTGATGCCGAAGAACTTATAAAGGTACCCCATCACTTCATTAATTCTCTTTCCATAAATGATTCGTATGACGTAGGTCAATATGAGTCGGAGGCTTTGAAGAAACTCGATGAACTCTTTAAGGAACATGATGCAGTAATCTTGGTAGGAGGATCAGGCCTCTTTGTAGACGCGGTTTGCAATGGCTTGGATGATCTACCTGAAGTGAAGAAAGGTGTAAGGGAAGCTTTGAACAATGAGTTCAAGCGCAATGGTTTAGAGAAACTCAATGAAGAGTTAAAGTCTTTAGATCCTGAATACCATTTGATCGTTGATCAAAAAAACCCTCAAAGAGTCATCAGGGCTTTGGAAGTCATACGATCGACAGGCAAATCTTTTTCTTCCTTTCGCAAGAGAAAACCTGCCCCTAGACCATTTGAAGTCATTAGTATTGGCCTTGAACTTGACCGCCAAGTACTGTATGATCGAATAGATTCGAGAATGGATCAGATGATTGCTGCCGGACTTTTCGAAGAAGCAGAACGCTTTTTGCCCTATTCAGAATTGAACGCGCTCCAGACTGTAGGATATACTGAGATTTTCGGTTTTCTGAAAGGACGATATGATCAGGAAGAAGCGGTTCGTTTACTAAAGCGAAATTCGAGGCGCTATGCTAAACGTCAGCTTACCTGGTTTAAAAGAAATGAGAATACTCAATGGTTTGATCCTAACGATTATACTAAGATTGAAGCCTTCGTGATGAGTAAGTTAGAAGGGTCTAAAACCAAATAA
- a CDS encoding pyruvate dehydrogenase complex E1 component subunit beta: MRVIQFREALREAMSEEMRRDEKVFLMGEEVAEYNGAYKVSQGMLDEFGAERVIDTPIAELGFAGIGVGAAMNGLRPLIEFMTFNFSLVAIDQVINSAAKMMSMSGGQFQVPIVFRGPTGNAGMLSSQHSQNFENWYANTPGLKVVVPSNPYDAKGLLKSSIRDDDPVIFMESELMYSDKGEVPEGEYLLPIGQAHIVKEGTDVTLLSFGKMMKIVDEAAAELAKNGVNAEVIDLRSVRPIDYKTIIESVKKTNRLVIVEEAWPLASISTDIAFNVQKDAFDYLDAPVKRVNSFDLPLPYAPTLIDAILPNVKRTLEAVDSVMYR; encoded by the coding sequence ATGAGAGTTATACAGTTCAGAGAGGCCCTTAGAGAAGCCATGTCAGAAGAGATGAGAAGAGACGAAAAAGTCTTTTTGATGGGCGAGGAAGTTGCGGAATACAATGGTGCTTATAAGGTGAGTCAAGGAATGCTTGACGAGTTTGGTGCTGAACGTGTTATCGATACCCCTATTGCGGAGTTAGGCTTTGCAGGAATTGGTGTCGGTGCTGCAATGAATGGCCTTAGACCATTGATTGAGTTTATGACTTTCAATTTCTCTCTAGTCGCAATTGATCAGGTGATTAACTCAGCGGCAAAGATGATGTCAATGTCTGGCGGCCAATTTCAAGTGCCGATCGTATTTAGAGGCCCAACTGGTAATGCAGGAATGTTAAGTTCTCAGCACTCGCAGAACTTTGAAAACTGGTATGCTAATACGCCAGGCTTGAAAGTCGTTGTCCCTTCTAACCCATATGATGCAAAAGGATTATTGAAATCTTCGATCAGAGATGACGATCCAGTAATTTTCATGGAATCGGAGTTGATGTACTCTGACAAGGGTGAAGTACCTGAAGGAGAATATCTTTTACCAATCGGTCAAGCACATATTGTTAAAGAAGGTACAGACGTAACCTTATTGTCATTTGGTAAAATGATGAAGATCGTTGACGAGGCTGCTGCCGAACTAGCTAAAAACGGTGTAAATGCCGAAGTAATTGATCTGCGTTCCGTAAGACCAATTGACTATAAAACCATTATCGAGTCAGTTAAAAAGACTAATCGATTGGTAATTGTCGAAGAGGCATGGCCATTGGCATCTATCTCCACAGATATTGCATTCAATGTTCAAAAAGATGCATTCGACTATTTGGATGCTCCGGTTAAAAGAGTCAACAGTTTTGACTTACCACTGCCGTATGCTCCTACCCTCATCGATGCTATTTTGCCGAATGTAAAGAGGACATTGGAAGCTGTGGATTCAGTGATGTACCGATAG
- a CDS encoding YfhO family protein, whose amino-acid sequence MIKINFQKDVLPHLVALIVFLVLTIIFFKPVFFEEKTLFQSDIIQWQGSAQELFDYREQTGKEGLWTNSIFGGMPAYLISVKWGNQLIKAIHAVFTLGLQHPVRIVFASMLSFYIMLLCFKVRPYLALIGAIAFGLSSYNLIGLTAGHNARISAVSFMPLVMGGVHLCFTRNKLLGASLTALALAMQLRVNHLQITYYLAFVIGIYGLIQLIYAVREKQMHEYAKRLGLLVIALVLAIGTFFGEFYATYEYGKYSNRGKTELSQQSNEEMNTDGLGKTYAFQYSNGIWDPATLFIPNALGGGGPFPQDGELAQFLRQNNVNGAQLQGLLNGIPTYWGQESATTYYAGAVMVFLFVLGLLLVERKYVIWLSAVAILGIVLSYGRNMPGINNFLFDYFPGYNKFRSVSFTIVLPIFSISLLGMLALEKLLTQRFSKEVQKKLFIAFGATGGLALLLTLFAGVLTYRGAIDAQIQEVILDAVRSDRKALFRSDALRAFGFITVFAALLYLYAKEKLSNTVAVLGLVVIGSLDVVLVGSRFLSDDNFNRATSRQNFAATPADQYINQNESLGDRVLDLTSGFYNGKIAYHHHLINGYHGARIRRYQEIIDNKLLTELSGVGQSIQAGGSDFRAFPMINMLNTKYLIKNPGTPQGVVINNNTLGTAWFVSELDYAENTDQEFNQTLALSNPETKAVVNRNELPDNIGLSGSGTIALTEYHPGYWKYESSNSGDGFAVFSEIHYPKGFEVTIDGQPVDMLRANYILRALSVPAGDHVIEFKFVPKIYTVGSALMQVFSILTLLAFLGTVYLSLRKK is encoded by the coding sequence ATGATAAAGATCAATTTTCAAAAAGATGTACTACCACACTTAGTGGCCCTTATAGTTTTCCTAGTCTTAACCATCATCTTTTTCAAACCTGTATTCTTTGAAGAGAAGACGCTTTTCCAGAGTGACATTATACAATGGCAGGGCAGTGCTCAAGAGCTATTTGATTATCGGGAACAAACGGGCAAAGAAGGTCTTTGGACCAACTCTATTTTCGGTGGAATGCCAGCCTATCTCATCAGTGTAAAATGGGGTAATCAGCTTATAAAAGCAATCCATGCTGTATTCACATTAGGCCTTCAACATCCGGTACGCATAGTTTTTGCCTCTATGTTGTCCTTCTACATCATGCTGCTTTGCTTTAAAGTAAGGCCGTATCTCGCCTTAATTGGTGCCATTGCATTCGGACTTTCGTCTTATAACCTCATTGGCCTCACGGCAGGACATAATGCCCGGATTTCAGCTGTCTCCTTCATGCCTCTGGTTATGGGAGGAGTGCATCTTTGCTTTACTAGAAACAAGCTGCTAGGTGCTAGTCTTACAGCTCTCGCACTTGCTATGCAATTGAGGGTGAATCACCTGCAAATCACTTATTACCTCGCATTTGTAATCGGTATTTACGGACTAATTCAATTAATCTATGCGGTAAGAGAAAAGCAAATGCATGAGTATGCAAAAAGGCTTGGTCTATTAGTCATTGCACTTGTGCTGGCTATTGGAACATTTTTCGGAGAGTTCTATGCCACTTATGAATATGGGAAATACTCTAATCGGGGGAAAACTGAGTTATCTCAACAATCCAATGAAGAAATGAATACTGATGGCCTCGGTAAGACCTATGCTTTTCAGTATTCCAATGGAATATGGGACCCTGCTACTCTCTTTATCCCGAATGCTCTAGGTGGAGGCGGACCTTTCCCCCAGGATGGTGAGCTAGCGCAGTTCTTAAGACAAAACAATGTGAATGGCGCCCAACTTCAGGGCCTTCTAAACGGGATACCCACTTATTGGGGACAAGAATCAGCAACTACCTATTACGCGGGCGCTGTAATGGTTTTTCTCTTCGTATTAGGTCTTCTATTGGTCGAAAGAAAATATGTGATTTGGCTAAGTGCTGTGGCCATTTTAGGCATTGTACTAAGCTATGGCCGAAATATGCCGGGCATTAACAACTTCTTGTTTGACTATTTCCCGGGCTATAATAAGTTTAGGTCGGTCTCTTTTACAATTGTACTCCCCATTTTCAGCATTTCTCTTTTAGGAATGCTGGCCCTTGAAAAGTTGCTAACTCAGCGGTTTAGCAAAGAGGTCCAAAAGAAACTTTTTATTGCCTTTGGAGCTACCGGAGGACTTGCGCTTCTACTCACTCTATTCGCTGGAGTACTGACTTACAGGGGTGCTATTGACGCGCAAATTCAGGAGGTAATCCTGGATGCCGTTCGGTCGGATCGAAAAGCCTTATTCAGAAGTGATGCCTTGAGGGCATTTGGTTTTATCACAGTATTTGCTGCTCTATTATACCTGTATGCTAAAGAAAAGCTTTCAAATACAGTAGCTGTTTTGGGCTTAGTAGTGATTGGTTCTCTAGACGTAGTTCTCGTTGGGTCAAGGTTTCTTTCGGATGACAACTTCAATCGAGCTACCTCCAGACAAAATTTTGCAGCCACCCCTGCCGATCAGTATATCAACCAGAATGAATCTCTTGGGGACAGGGTTTTGGATTTGACCTCTGGGTTTTACAATGGAAAAATTGCTTACCATCATCACCTGATCAATGGCTATCATGGAGCGCGGATTCGCAGATATCAGGAAATAATTGACAATAAATTACTGACCGAGCTGTCAGGGGTAGGACAGAGTATTCAAGCGGGTGGCTCAGATTTTCGTGCTTTCCCAATGATCAATATGTTGAATACGAAATACTTGATCAAAAACCCTGGAACTCCACAAGGGGTTGTGATTAACAATAATACATTGGGCACCGCCTGGTTTGTTTCTGAACTTGACTACGCAGAAAATACCGATCAGGAATTCAATCAAACTTTGGCTCTCAGTAACCCTGAAACGAAAGCTGTTGTGAATAGAAATGAGTTACCGGACAATATTGGCTTAAGTGGATCAGGCACTATAGCATTGACAGAATATCACCCTGGTTATTGGAAGTATGAATCCAGCAATTCCGGTGATGGCTTTGCCGTGTTTTCAGAGATTCACTACCCTAAAGGATTCGAAGTGACAATTGACGGTCAGCCAGTGGATATGCTCAGGGCGAACTATATCTTGAGGGCATTGTCCGTCCCAGCAGGTGATCATGTCATAGAGTTTAAGTTTGTTCCTAAGATATACACCGTTGGTTCTGCCCTCATGCAGGTTTTCTCAATCTTAACCTTGCTCGCTTTCTTAGGGACTGTTTACCTATCCTTGAGAAAGAAATAA
- the ffh gene encoding signal recognition particle protein, whose translation MFESLSGKLDRAFKTLKGQGKITEINVATTVKEIRRALIDADVNYKVAKEVTDKIKQEALGRDVLISVSPGQLLTKIVSEELTEMMGGQKADMSVQGDPAVILISGLQGSGKTTFSGKLAKMLKSQGRQVLLTACDIYRPAAIDQLKVLGEQIEVDVYAEPENKNAVEIANNAIKHAKAHGKKIVIVDTAGRLAVDEQMMQEIEQLKSAVSPSETLFVVDSMTGQDAVNTAKTFNERLDFDGVVLTKLDGDSRGGAALSIRNVVEKPIKFISTGEKMEAIDVFHPDRMANRILGMGDVVSLVEKAQQSFDEEEAKKLNKKIRQNKFDFDDFLSQLEQIKKMGNLKDLMGMIPGMGKALKGVDLDDDSFKPIEAIIKSMTKEERANPELMNGSRRKRIATGSGTSIQQVNNLMKQFADMRKMMKAMNKMGGKRAMSGLANMMGNR comes from the coding sequence ATGTTCGAAAGTTTAAGTGGAAAGTTAGATAGAGCCTTTAAGACGTTAAAAGGTCAAGGAAAGATCACCGAGATCAATGTTGCGACTACGGTTAAAGAGATTAGACGTGCATTAATCGATGCGGATGTTAACTATAAGGTAGCCAAGGAAGTAACTGATAAAATCAAGCAAGAAGCGCTCGGAAGGGACGTGCTTATCTCCGTTTCTCCAGGTCAATTGTTGACGAAGATCGTCAGCGAAGAGTTGACTGAAATGATGGGAGGACAGAAGGCTGATATGTCTGTTCAGGGCGACCCTGCGGTAATCCTAATTTCAGGTCTACAAGGTTCTGGTAAAACTACTTTTTCCGGTAAGCTGGCTAAAATGCTTAAGTCTCAAGGGCGTCAGGTTTTATTGACAGCCTGTGATATTTACCGCCCTGCAGCGATTGACCAATTGAAGGTCTTAGGTGAGCAGATTGAGGTAGACGTTTATGCTGAGCCAGAGAATAAGAACGCTGTTGAAATTGCCAACAATGCCATTAAGCATGCCAAGGCACATGGAAAGAAAATAGTCATTGTCGATACTGCCGGACGTTTGGCAGTTGATGAGCAAATGATGCAGGAGATTGAGCAGCTCAAGTCAGCTGTGAGTCCGTCTGAGACTTTGTTTGTTGTAGATTCAATGACTGGACAGGACGCTGTCAATACTGCCAAGACCTTTAATGAAAGACTCGATTTTGATGGGGTTGTCTTAACAAAGCTTGACGGTGATTCACGTGGTGGTGCCGCCCTTTCTATCAGAAATGTGGTCGAGAAACCGATCAAATTCATTTCAACAGGGGAGAAGATGGAAGCCATTGATGTTTTCCATCCCGATCGTATGGCTAACCGAATCCTCGGTATGGGCGATGTTGTCTCTTTAGTTGAAAAGGCACAGCAGTCTTTCGATGAAGAGGAAGCTAAGAAACTAAACAAGAAGATTCGCCAGAATAAATTCGATTTTGACGATTTCCTGTCTCAACTAGAGCAGATTAAGAAAATGGGTAACCTCAAGGACTTGATGGGAATGATCCCGGGTATGGGGAAAGCCTTGAAGGGTGTTGACCTTGATGACGATTCCTTCAAGCCGATCGAGGCGATTATCAAATCCATGACCAAAGAAGAACGTGCTAATCCGGAGTTAATGAATGGTAGCCGTAGAAAACGTATTGCAACAGGTTCTGGTACTTCAATTCAGCAGGTGAACAACCTTATGAAGCAGTTTGCAGACATGCGAAAGATGATGAAAGCCATGAACAAGATGGGTGGTAAACGCGCGATGTCAGGCTTGGCCAATATGATGGGCAATAGATAA